The genomic interval ATGATCCTACCGATAGAATCCGCCTCAACTATCTTACCATCCCTAACAACTATTTTTCCTTCCTTTAAAAGATACCTTACGCTTGATAGAGTATCAGCAACATCATCTTTCTTAGCATATAAGACTATATCCGCATCCGCTCCAACTCCAAGATGTCCCTTATTTTTCAACCCCAGCGCCTTTGCAGGACCGGCGCTAAGCATGATTATCATTTCCTCGAGGCTGAATTCTCTATCCATTTTGTGAAGGTGAATCCTTTTTCTGGCTCTTGAAGGAAGTCTTTTTATGATCTCATTTCGCGCACCCACGCTCGTAAGCCATCTTATAACCTGAGGGTAAAAGTAGAAAGGTCCTCCATTAGGACTATCCGTGGTCATAAACATCCGCCATGGGCCAAGAAGCAAAGCAAGCTCAAGACCAACCGCCCACTGAACCGCATTAACGAGATTGCTCATTTTATATCTATAAGGCACTATTCCCGAACCGCTTTCCATCTCCACATCAGCGCTTCCCCATCGGTTTCCAGAAAGTTTATGAAGTTTATACTCCCACGGCGTATCCGCCGTCATCGTCGTTGTATCCTCAAAGATAATCTGCCCCATATCCGCCGTAATATTTCTATAATTAGAAAGCTTTTCAACAACCTTCAGCGACTCTGACCTGAATGTTGCCCAACTATCTCCGCCATAGCAAAAGTATTGAAGATGAGTAAGATGAAGTCTGCTATCCTTAAAAGCTTCTATAGTATCCAAGGCTGCCTTATAGCTACCCGGAATTCCAAGATTATACGTATGAAGATGAACCGGATGCGGAAGCGAAAACTCCTCAACTACCTCGTTTAAGAGATTAACAACCTCGACAGGTTTTATCCCCCAAGGAGTTTCCTCCGAAAGAGAATTAAAAACCTTTCCCCACTTCCAGCTGTCTGTGCCCCCTGGGTTTACCACCTTTATAGCATACCCGGCAGAAGCCTTAAGAAGCCACCCTGCAAAGTACTTAGCTGCTTTTCTGTCTCCCTTCTTTATAAGGTGAAAAATAATATTATTATTACCCATAAGTATGTACATTCCCTTATCAATAACGGGCATATCCTCAAGCTCATCAAGAGCATGTCTTGCCTTTAAAGGAGGAACAGCTGGCTCCATAAGCGTGGAATACCCCAGAAGAAGATATCTATAAGCAGTTGTGAAAGTTGTTGGAATAGAAAAACCACTTCCTGAGCGAAGCTTTCCCTTTTTTCTCACCGGATCCTTAGCATGATCCTCCGGCCTCATGAGTCTCGCCGCATTGAGCTTTGGACCCGCTATATGACTATGTATCTCGATATTGGCAGGAGCTACTATCATCCCTCTTGCATCGATCGTTTTCACATCTCTACTATCAACGCGCTCAACTATTTTACCTGCCTTTATATGGATCTCCTTTTCCTCTCCTATAACTCCATTTAAGGGATCATAAACTAACCCATTTCTGATTATCAAAGCATCACTCATGATACTTACGCCCCCTTAAGTCTCCTTAAGATCTCATCGAGGATCTCCTCGTCAGATGGATAGGGAGATGAATCAAGTATTTTCTTAACTCTCAGCGGGACTCCATCCATTCTGTAAGCGGTGCCCTCAACGTATATCCCAACCTGAGCGGTAGGTATAACGATATTTGCGGAAACCGCGGTTAAGCTAAGCTTAGGATCTATAGCTATAAGGGGAAGCTCAAGCATCACTTTAACGGCATCCCGCGGGAAATTGGCAACTGGATCGGAAGCTATAACGAGAACGCAATCTACTTCTTTCCTTCTTAAAAGATCAACTGCGGAATATTCACCCGGATTATAACGTGGATAGCCCAACGAAAAGTTTATGGCAAACGGATACCCAGTCTGCCAGAGAAGGCTGCTCGCTGCTCCCTTAACGTTATAATGTCCCCTCATCGCTACGACAGACCATCTCGTATGAGCATTTAGCTCAACGACAAGAGATATAGCTGCCTCAACATTATGATATTTCCCCCTCGTCATGGTAAGCCCCATGCCTATGAAAACGACACCATACTTCGCCGAAAGCATTACATCAAGAAGTTTCCTTAAATCCTCAACCTTAACCCCACTTATCTCACTTGTGGCTAACTCTCCTCCCTTTAGCATGTATCGCAAAGCGTTTAAAACCTCATAATCTCCCCCAGGATTTACCCTTATGAACATATCTGCCATCTTCGCCGAGGGAGTCTGTCTAACATCAACCACTACCAGCTTCCTTCCCTTTCTCCCTTCGGGAGTAAACATACCCTTGGGAAATAAGGAATACCGCTCATAATGCCTCTGATGAGACTCGAGAGGATTGGAACCCCAAAACACCAGAACATCTGCCCTATTCTTGACCTCCCCAAGCGTGCAGGTAGGTATTCCCGTCTGATGTATCGCAAGTGCCGTTGGCCCATGACAAATGGAGGACGTTTGATCTATAGACGCCCCAATAAGCTCAGCGATTTCCAAAGCCTTTCTATGCGCCTCTATCGATGTCGAGCTTAAGCCATAAATGAGAGCATGTTTACTTCTCCTAAGTATGTCCACAGCCTTTCCTATGGCATCCTCAAGGGAAACTTTCCTTCCATCAATGGAAGGAAAGGATAAATCCTCACCATGCTTCATAAAGAGGGATCTACCTATTCCACAAGCCCTGGCAACGCTTTTTATCCTCCCATTCTCTACCTCAATCGATATGTCATCGCATAAGCAGCCACAGAAAGGGCAAACAACGTTTTCAATTCTCACCTTTTTTCACCTCTTCCAGCACTCTTTTCCAATCCCAGATTTCCTCCTCAGTAGGAGAGATATAAAGCCTCAATCCCTTAAGATCCGGCATTCCAACACCGTGCGTATTTGAAGATGTAAGAAGATTTGCCCAGGGGCCGTATGGCATAAAAGCCATTCCCCTTGGAAGGTTTCCCTTCGCTGCGCGTACAACTACCCTCCCAAAATCAGTTCTCAAAAGAACACTCATTCCATCTTCAATGCCAAGCTCTTGCATATCTTCCTCGTTAAGAAAAACCACCGCAACATCTTTCTTATAAGACTCGGTAGTTTTCCCATCATGAAGAGCTATTCCTTGACGAGCGGTGCGTCCGGTGATCAGACAAAACTCTCTCATCGTTATCCGATCCCCCTTTCATAAAGCCACATTTTTTCCTCGAGCAATTTATTTAGTACGTCCGCTATACTATTCCCCACAGCAAAAACTGTGCATACCGGTCTACCTCTTGGTATCAGCTCATCTTCATGAGGGATGTCCCTGAAGCCCCTCTCCCACATTCTCTCGCTCTTAAAGCCAGTGAGCCTACGCTCAGCGTAAACTATGCCCTTCGCTATATACCCCCTTGGCCTCAGAAAGAGATTGATAAGCTCTCCCCTACAGGCTGAAATATGAGCTATCATTAGACTCGTTCCTGTGCTTCTCTCTATAAGCTCCATAGAAGCGGTATACCTCGGGTTAACCTCTATAAAGTAGGGGCCTTTTTCACCTATCACTATATCCACTCCTCCAACGCCCTTAAAACCGGTGCTTTCAACCAGCCTTCCTACCCAATCCTCTATCCTGTCTCTGTAAATTCTATTAACGTGATAAGGATAAACGTTCCCGCACCATTTAAAGCCCCCCGCACCAAGATCTTGCAATCCTATAAGCTGTTTCGTTATACCCACGGGGGAAAATTCCCTGCCATTTGCAACAAATAGAAACGAAATGCTTTCTCCCTCGATAAACTCCTGAAAATAGTAACCCCTCTTTAGCCTCATGCCTTCTTTCCAAAAGTTTATTCCCTTTCCTCCACCACTTTTATACGGCTTCATAAGCCATCTTCCATCCGAGGGAGGGGTAAGAGAAACACGAGGTATACTTATTCCAAGACGACTCGCAAGTTCCCACCATTTTATACCAGGTCTGAGGACCTCCACTACAGAGAACTCGTTTCCCAGAATTCTTTCTCCCAAGCGCCTAAGAATGGCAGGATGATTTTCCAAAACAGATGTATAAATAATCTTTTCCTCAGGATATAAGGAAAGCCTCAGTTCAAGCTCCTTAAGTGAGCGAACAAGCTCAACGCGCGATGCTAATCTACAAAGATCCCAGTCTCCAAAGAAATCAACCGCTATTAATTTAGCTATTCCAGCTTTCTTTGCGGATTCAACAGCAGATCTTACGCTAAATCCAGCTATTATCATGATCTTAATAATCTACCGCCGACCTTTATAAAGGTCGGCGGTAGATATTAAATTTCCACGTCAGATCAGTTCTCCATATATTTCAAGGAGCTAAAGCTTCTATACAGCCACGTCCCACTGACAGTATCCCTTAGCGCCTTTGCCCTCACCGAGGACGTAAGGCACATCTCTCTTTATCAAGCTCGTAGCAGCACAGTTCTTACAACCCCTAACTGGCGCTCCGGGCTTATCAGGATAGAGAGCTATGATATTGGTCATAAGGGTCGCGGTAACAACTTCGGGCGTTAGGTAGCATGGGAAGTCTGCAAGCTTCATCAAAGCGGCAAAGCGCTGAGTAATAGCACATGCGGGATAGGTGTAACGGTGCGGATTCGAGATAACTTCATTCTCATCAACCGGCCTCAAATCTACCTCAACGCCCCTAATCTTTCCGCCTCCGCCTTTCGGAGTGATCTCAAGTATGCTCTCACCCCTGACCAGGATGTCCATGAAGTCCACATTATGGAGCTCATCTGCCTCACCACGTTTCGGATTCATAGCAGCGTAATTGTAGAAGCGCTTAACAAGGAAGTCCACCAGCATCGGAACCGTGATGCTATCCTTCCAGAGGATATAAGCGGTGGCACAAGCTGTTGAACCGGTCGCTATAGCCAAGACATCCCACTCGCTCTTGAAGGCATCCTGCTCAAGTGCCCTCTTCAAAGTATTCTCCATTACCTTAGCAACGGCCTCGTATATAGCGAATGTCATATCATCTTTGAACATATTATAAGCTGACTGAGCTATATGGTGTCCCACATCTCCAACACAGTAAGCGGGAACGACCACTATATTAGCGGGATGAACTCCTGCCTTATAGGCAGCCTCAACATAGGGTCTTATACGCTCCTTATACTCCTTCATGTACTTGCGAACATCAAAGGAGCTGTGAGGTCCATGACCTCCAAGATTATGGGTCTCCATCAATCTCGCCTGAGCCTCAACGGGCTCACGATAGATAAACTGGAACTGCTCAACTTCTGCCTGCTCGGCTTCTGCAAGGGTCTTACCACTTTCAACAGCAGCGCGGAAAGCGGCACCCAACCCATACGAGGTATTCATTCCCCAGGACTTAGCGGCGAGAATCGTGCGCTTATGATCCTTAGGAATGTCAAGCTTTTGCAAGATCCGGTTCACCACATTGGGAACGGAACCAACTGACATCGCGAAATCGACAACACAGGTGGGACCATACATACCACCGTATCTTCTCGCTGCTTCGCGCCCTATTAGAGCCTTATTTTCAGCGATAGCGTCGATAAATTTCCACATCGATTTCTTAAACTCAGGATCTATCTCATACAGAATCTCCAGAATTGGTGGCGTCTGATAGTGCTCAACAAATGGATCATCCTCCGGGCGAATCGTATCAGTTAAACTCTTTAAAATCTCATAGTGAGCATTAACTGACTGAACATGCAGATCTATAACTTCTTTCTTCTGATCCCCAATGGGTTTCATTTCGTTAACAGCATCAACATACGGCTTACAATCCGTGATCTTAAACTCTCCGCCCCTCTTCTCTCTGATGACTCCAAGCACAGCGTTAGCTGCCCCTACCGCCTCATTTACCATCTTCTGATACAGCTCTTTGCTCATCTAATCGACCCCCCTTCTTGGTTTTTAATGCCCCACTGCCTCAGCTCGTCTCCTCTCAGCTCTCACCCCCTCTTTAATCAGGTCATCGTTTTAAAGTAAGTATAATATTGCGTATTAAATAGTATATCAGATAATC from Synergistota bacterium carries:
- a CDS encoding formylmethanofuran dehydrogenase subunit B, producing MRIENVVCPFCGCLCDDISIEVENGRIKSVARACGIGRSLFMKHGEDLSFPSIDGRKVSLEDAIGKAVDILRRSKHALIYGLSSTSIEAHRKALEIAELIGASIDQTSSICHGPTALAIHQTGIPTCTLGEVKNRADVLVFWGSNPLESHQRHYERYSLFPKGMFTPEGRKGRKLVVVDVRQTPSAKMADMFIRVNPGGDYEVLNALRYMLKGGELATSEISGVKVEDLRKLLDVMLSAKYGVVFIGMGLTMTRGKYHNVEAAISLVVELNAHTRWSVVAMRGHYNVKGAASSLLWQTGYPFAINFSLGYPRYNPGEYSAVDLLRRKEVDCVLVIASDPVANFPRDAVKVMLELPLIAIDPKLSLTAVSANIVIPTAQVGIYVEGTAYRMDGVPLRVKKILDSSPYPSDEEILDEILRRLKGA
- a CDS encoding ATP-grasp domain-containing protein translates to MIIAGFSVRSAVESAKKAGIAKLIAVDFFGDWDLCRLASRVELVRSLKELELRLSLYPEEKIIYTSVLENHPAILRRLGERILGNEFSVVEVLRPGIKWWELASRLGISIPRVSLTPPSDGRWLMKPYKSGGGKGINFWKEGMRLKRGYYFQEFIEGESISFLFVANGREFSPVGITKQLIGLQDLGAGGFKWCGNVYPYHVNRIYRDRIEDWVGRLVESTGFKGVGGVDIVIGEKGPYFIEVNPRYTASMELIERSTGTSLMIAHISACRGELINLFLRPRGYIAKGIVYAERRLTGFKSERMWERGFRDIPHEDELIPRGRPVCTVFAVGNSIADVLNKLLEEKMWLYERGIG
- a CDS encoding DUF2193 domain-containing protein — protein: MSKELYQKMVNEAVGAANAVLGVIREKRGGEFKITDCKPYVDAVNEMKPIGDQKKEVIDLHVQSVNAHYEILKSLTDTIRPEDDPFVEHYQTPPILEILYEIDPEFKKSMWKFIDAIAENKALIGREAARRYGGMYGPTCVVDFAMSVGSVPNVVNRILQKLDIPKDHKRTILAAKSWGMNTSYGLGAAFRAAVESGKTLAEAEQAEVEQFQFIYREPVEAQARLMETHNLGGHGPHSSFDVRKYMKEYKERIRPYVEAAYKAGVHPANIVVVPAYCVGDVGHHIAQSAYNMFKDDMTFAIYEAVAKVMENTLKRALEQDAFKSEWDVLAIATGSTACATAYILWKDSITVPMLVDFLVKRFYNYAAMNPKRGEADELHNVDFMDILVRGESILEITPKGGGGKIRGVEVDLRPVDENEVISNPHRYTYPACAITQRFAALMKLADFPCYLTPEVVTATLMTNIIALYPDKPGAPVRGCKNCAATSLIKRDVPYVLGEGKGAKGYCQWDVAV
- a CDS encoding formylmethanofuran dehydrogenase subunit A translates to MSDALIIRNGLVYDPLNGVIGEEKEIHIKAGKIVERVDSRDVKTIDARGMIVAPANIEIHSHIAGPKLNAARLMRPEDHAKDPVRKKGKLRSGSGFSIPTTFTTAYRYLLLGYSTLMEPAVPPLKARHALDELEDMPVIDKGMYILMGNNNIIFHLIKKGDRKAAKYFAGWLLKASAGYAIKVVNPGGTDSWKWGKVFNSLSEETPWGIKPVEVVNLLNEVVEEFSLPHPVHLHTYNLGIPGSYKAALDTIEAFKDSRLHLTHLQYFCYGGDSWATFRSESLKVVEKLSNYRNITADMGQIIFEDTTTMTADTPWEYKLHKLSGNRWGSADVEMESGSGIVPYRYKMSNLVNAVQWAVGLELALLLGPWRMFMTTDSPNGGPFYFYPQVIRWLTSVGARNEIIKRLPSRARKRIHLHKMDREFSLEEMIIMLSAGPAKALGLKNKGHLGVGADADIVLYAKKDDVADTLSSVRYLLKEGKIVVRDGKIVEADSIGRI